The segment AACCTTTTCCTTTATGTTGATACTGCAAAATCGACCGTCCCACCCGCCTTGGAATACGAGGAattgttgcaaaaaaaaaatgtgcaagaGTGAAGTAAAAATTGCTAAGTTTGCATGATTCAATGCAACGTGAGCGAGCCCACCTCCATCACCGGTGGGGTCGAGAACGAGGTCCCAAGCTGGAGATGTGATATGGTCCACTGCATGAAAAgggagggtgggtgggtgggggggatcACTGATGCATAAAGAGGTGCCTTTGAGGAGATTTGCAGCACTTCCTTATCTCTCAATGTGAAAGAATAAAGCCGAACccttcgccgccgccgccgctgccgccgccgcctgtCACCCGGGGAACAGTCTGCCGAGAGATTTGTGCCAGATGCTGCGTCTGAAAGCGCCGTCAGTCCGCGGGACAAGGAGCTCTCATCTCCACCGTACGCTTTCACCGTGAGGGTTTCAGGAAGCTTTGATGTGGGGGCCGCGTACAGAGGGGGTCCCCCAGGTGTTCCGACACCACACCAGGATTGTGTAGCGAGAAATCCTCCTCCCTGTCATTCACACTTACATGCTGGCTTTTTACACCCGCCGCCCTCTGAGGAGCCCACAGCGTCTGCGCTTAACTTTTATTCCAGGAGTCTGCAGGTCCAGGAAAACGTCAGTCGGCTCCAACGCGTCCTCATAAGtagcttcaaaaaaaaaaaaaaaagctgtttttctttccccGTATGACCGAAATCAAATGAGTGGCTTTCAGACACGCTCTGATATTCCCATTACACGGGgaaaaaaatagtgttttatttttcttttgatacCCATCTCCCCAGAATTCATGTCCTGTTGGTTAATAGATCATTTATTACCAGATCTTTCTGTTCTCACAAGAGTTTCGCCTCATTTTGCGCCTCAGTGGACTCGTGAGGGattagggggggtggggggtaaatgAGGCCGGTTGGTTCGGACTCTTATCGGTGGCTGCAGATCTACTAGAGGCCTGAGCTGACAGTGTTAATTAAGTGGGAGGCTAATCACAGTGACCACTTTAGTTAGCGTCTGAGGGTATTGTCTGTGTGTTAGAGGCACAATGAGGGGCTGTGCTGGAAGGATGCCCCTCATCGTGTCTGTTAATGTGTCGTTTGTGTGGATCTTTCTCTGTTTGCTCTGAATGGAAGCACAGAAAACTAAATGATCGCATCCTTTATCCTCCTAATTACACCTTTATACGTGCTAACACACTCCACAGCCTCTGCAAATAATGTGCGGGTGTTAAAAGTGCTGCTGAGCAGACACAGATATATGACTAAAGCTGTGGCACTGGGTGGGGGCTGTGGTAGTGTTAAAGGTGAAGgacacaggaaataaaagctTAAGATGGAATAAATTCAGCTGTTTGACTCCTAAATAAATCCCTTGTTGAATAAAGTTCACATTCAGatgtttctattaaaaaaatgttggcgCTCTGTAACATCTGTTTGGAGATATGTGTCCTCTCGGTGATGACTGGGGTCAGCAGGGAATCCCGTCTCTTCGATCACAAAGAAAAGGTtgaagggcaaaaaaaaaaaaaaatcacatttaatcttGGCTGTTAAAAGTCTCACTCTGATAATCTCTTGATtaggattaaataaaaattaaaggctttttaggtgcgccttatagcgcggaaaatactgtcattGTGTTGATGTTCTGCTGGCAAagccaccacccccccccacacacacacacaccccccgcCTCTCTGTCAGACCAGTCATTTGGAGTCTCGTTGTCCAGCCAGAGGCCTGATCCTGTCAACACATCCAAATATGccggggcagtgtgtgtgtgtgtgtgtgtgtgtgtgtgtgtgtgtgtgtgtgtgtgtgtgtgtgtgtgtgtgtgtgtgtgtgtgtgtgattctccTGAATGAATTAGCGCTGTATCATCCAGACACAGGCGACAGAGAGCCACagatgtgtgcacacacacacacacacacacacacacacacacacgcccacaggCAGCAGTCTGGTTGTCAGGGTGCATGGATCatgggtcgtgtgtgtgtgtgtgtgtgtgtgtgtgtgcgtgtgtgcgcttTAGTCCGTGCAGCATGAAGTCACAACAGGAACAGATAAGACCGGTCCCAGGTTGGCTTTGGAAGCCAAATCCCCAGCAACCGCCCAGTGCTAATCGGATTAGCTGAAAAGTTAGCAGCATGGCCCCAAAGAGACGCGACATTTTTGACACTGACTTCTGTGACATATTTTGCTCTGGTCATAATCTGTTTGTCGTCTTCAAGCCGCCTCACGCCATCTCTGTCCCCGCAAACAACACGGCGCTGCTGATGTCTTGAAGGAATGGGTTGGCTGCACACTGGCATCGGAGGGAGGGgcaggaagaaaaacatgacCTGTGCAAATGATTGGCTGTGAGGTGACAGGGGggggacaggacaggacaggacggGGGGAGCTGAATGGAGTCAGCAGGGCAGCAACTGGACCCTTAAGTTCTTGTCACGCTTGAACTGGTTCCATCAAAGCTGAAAAAACTgaactcttcctccttcctggaGGGGTGGAGCTTGGTTCTGTGTGGCTGAGGATGCCAacggatcaatcaatcaatcaatcagtcaatttCCTCCATGACTGATAGAATCTGCCCCCTTTTTTGAAGACATTCTCGTCAGGCGTCTGCAGACAGAACTCCAAACTGCAGACATTATTGAGTTTATTAAAGTTCCTCAAACGTAAACGCTGAACCGGCGTGGCGATCTAAGAGTAGAGAGTAGaatagaactttattgatcccttaaggaggttccatcagggaaattaacttgaAATAAATCTTAGTCCGTGGTGCTGAGTTTGAAAAGTTACACCGCCTCTTCCTGCCCTGGCATGCATACTACAGGATGTCTGAACGTTTATTGTTGTCAAACTGAATTAGTCGAGTTaaagaacagaaccagtgaCGACAGACGACGGGTTCAATCCCCCAAAACATCAGACGGTCACATCTGATGGTGtttgggaggaagaggagggcgaTGAAGCATCCTTTATCACTTTGCGTGATTAGCTCTAACTAGACTCATCAGTCAAACTGACCATAATGGAGTTTTTGTGCtatcttgtttgtctttgtcgCCATGCGAGCCGGCCCCTCTGGAACAGCAGCCAAACCCAACATGGCTGAAAAAGCTGCTGGCCGGCCCTTCCGTGCCTACATTTCCCCCATGATGCCAAGGGAACTGGTTTCTGGCCAAGATGTGGTTTTGTGGTTATAGTCAGCCAGAAGGGACATGAAAATTATACCATGTGGACAAGAagctttttcttcattgttcTCCTAACATGGCAGACTGGTCCAAGTTGGCCGGGAAAAGCAGTCAGTCATCAGCCAAAAACAATGAAGTTTCCAATTAAACTATGATGGAGGGTGAAAATTAGACATAGACGTAAGTGAGTGGGAACGGGATCATggggaaattatatttttatactgaGTTTAAAGTGGTTTTCTGTGTCAGAATGGTTcatgaatgaaattaaaccaGGATAGAGGAGCTAAAGAAAAGATTTTATCTATCTATGTTTATCCTTAGACGTGGTTAGAACTGTTGAATGATGGATTCATCAGTTCTTTGTTTTACTCTAAATGTTGACAGAGGAAAACCGACCGGATGACACATCCACTTTTTTAACACAAGTTTACTAAAAGCTTCTGTTGTAAAACTGGTCAAATAAGTGTGGAGTGAATGATTTATGTCCATGTCTATGTTTTCCAGCGTGGGCCAAGGTGGATGTGACCATGCCTAAGGTGCTTGAGGCGTACCGGGGTGAATCAGTCGAGCTCACCTGCAACTACACCCTCAGCAAGATCAAGAGGCCTCCGTCCAACATCACAACTCAGTGGTTTGTGGTGAGTACTGCTGGACCCGGTTCAAGAACTGATGCCGGCGGTCTGGAGCTGTCGAGCCCAGCATGTGTGGAGAGAGGCTGCAGCTTTATGGGGTGTTTGGAGTTTAGATTGTGTGTATTCAGTTGCATTAGTGTCTAAACGCCTGTGGAGCCCTTAATGATATATAAGCCTCTAGCCCACAGGTCTGCATCTGAGCCAGattcaggtccaggtccagcaTTAACTCATGCAGAGGCTGCCCATGTGGTCCATCTCTGCAGGAGTGCATTTGTACTATTTGTCTGCAGCCAGAAACTATCAGCACATAACATTTGTGCTTCTGCTAAAAGACTCTTTTCCTTCAATTTAAGACGTTACACCTGCAGACATTCCCTACATTAAAGCCCTTTTTCTTGGAGCGTTGCAGAAGGGTGGGTTCTGACTGTGTCCTCCTGTGCTGACTGTGTTCCCCCCCGTCCCTTCCTGACTGTTTTCCCACAGGAAACTCCCGCCGAACCATTCGGTAAGCGCTGGCGGATCTTCTACGACAACAGCAAAATAAAGGTGGTGGACAAGAGCACGAACTACAGCGAACGAATGGATGTGCGGTCTGGAATCTGGGGAACCCACATATTAATCCGGGACCTCCAGGTCTCCGACAACAGGGAATTCTTCTGCCAGGTTAACGGAATGGAAGCCGGGTTCCGCGAGGGCAAGACCCAGCTCAAAGTGTTTTGTAAGTGAGACCAGAACACACGTCACCAAACCTTTGTCTGAACCtctttgacatttattttccttttcttgatGTGTTTATTCAGCTCCTCCGACGCAACCAGCGATTGAAGGGGTTACCACGCCAATACCTGTGAACAATTTGAAACCATCTAAGGTGGGTCCAGCCAGTCTTAAAGACATGTAGAACTGTGTTCCCTGTGACGTTGTCTGTTTCCTTGCCTTTCAACAAATAAAGCTTTGTCAATGCAATTTGTTCAGGTCGCGTCTTGTGAGACTCGGAACGGTTATCCCAAACCCAACATCACCTGGTACAAGGACAGGAGGCCCCTGACACCCGACCCACAAAGTAAGTCCAATCGGGAGGTTAAACTATCCCGGCGTTTGCCTGGATGCTAAGCCACGATAGCAATCATTAGCCTCGCTGTGTGGCATCTGCTACCCGCTGCTAGCGTTTTAGCGCCTGCTCCTTTGTGGGTTCAGGATTGTAAACATGACTTCACTGAAATTTGTGAATATGAAACACCGACTGCATCATGTCGACATCCCAGGAATGAAGGTTGACACGCTCACCACCAAACACTCCGATGGCCTCTTCGCCGTCCATAGCACGCTGGAGTACCAGGTGACCAGGGAGGACAAATACGCCCGTTTCTCCTGCGTGGTGTCTTACTTCGTCCCGGGATCTGTCTGGATGCTGGAGTCCAACACCGTCCACGTCCTCATTCACTGTGAGCCTTTTTCTACCTGTGTGAGCTCCGATCGCTCATCTGAGATCAAACTGTCTGATTCTAGATTTAACAGATGCTTCATTTGTCTCCAGACCCCACCACCACGTTGGAGCTGAAGAGGGAGTCTCCCCCGGGCCTGGTGATAGAGGGGGATACAGTGACGCTGCGTTGCGTGGGAAACGGCATGCCCCCGCCGTCCTACTTTTTCATAAAAATAGAAGCAAGCGGAAGCATGGTAGTGTTCTTTCTCTCGCCTCTGTCATCTGTCGTCTGTGTCATTTATGGAATGTGATATGCAGAGCCCAACGGGGTCGTGTAGACATGAGTGTGTATCGTCTCTGATCTGACCCCGAAGGCTGACCCGACGAGGACACATGCCCACATCaaatagtaaataataagataaatagtctGTCGCGAcatcgtggaattcgttattcgcgtgtggttcctgtaacgcattaaccgcgagtaacgcgGGCGCACTGCATGTacgtttttttcagttttaaccTGTTTTAACACGTTTAGTCAGTGATTACTTAAGAAAAGCACTCTGATCAACTCCAACAGCTGCTGAgttgtttttcctctccactGATTGTCATGACAGTCAAGTAAAAGCTGTTAAAAGCTGCCATCAACCAAGACAGGCTGGATATTACAGTTAAATATTTAGGATTTGTTTAATAGGTGAGGGCGTTTCTTACAGAGCAACCTGGAGAGCAAGGGCGACGTGGCGACCCTGAATGCAGTGTCACGGAACGACAGCGCAATCTACCAGTGTCGTGTTCGGAGCAACAAAACCCTGAACGGAGATCATAATCTCACTGTGCACTgtaagcacacacaaacacacaaacgcacccAAAGGTGTCTTCCCttgcttcctgtcttttttgAAAGATATGCTAATCGTATCATGATCAACTTGCTGACAATATGTTTCttgctttgtttatttttgtgtttgcttgtttgtttgtttgtttgtttgtttgtttgtgcacagACCTGGACCCGGCTGTGGTGGTACCCAAAGACTTGGAGGTCATGCTCATAGGAGAAGATCTGACCGCGACCTGCAACGCTCTGTCTTCCCTGGAAACATCCACCGTCTGGTTCAAGGTGAGCATCAGTCCAGCAGAGAACCTGAACATCATCTGGTTTGTAgattgtaagtgtgtgtgtgtgtgcgtgtttgcagGACAATCAGCAGGTTGGTACGGGGAACACCTTGCACCTGAACAATGCTACCTACAACACCTCAGGAGAGTACACCTGTGAGGTGACCTGTCCCTCCATGCCTGACCTGCACACCAGAGGCTCCGTTCACATCGTTGTCCAAGGTCAGTCGCCTCTCCACAGACCCGGGGCCTTacattacttcctgttttattttgtaggacTTTGTGTGTGCTTcccttttcctgttttcatgcTATTTGTGCCTGGCGACTTTCACTCCACTCTGAGTGTCTGATTGCTTCCTGCTGTCTTGGTCTCGTCTCGTCGGTGGATTTGGTCCCTGTGATTCTTTTGCTCAGGGTCAGTTTGTTCTGTCAGGGCTGGATTAAGAAACAGGACCCAGGACAGGGAGGTTCAGCTCAGGAGTTTAAGAAACACAAAAGCTTAAttacaaaagagaaaagaaaatccaaaacAGACATGCGAACAGTAAAGCCATAAAGTAAGCAGAGTCCAAAAGGTGCAAGAACAAAGAGAGAAACTCctggagggaaagaaaacacaggacatgactacaaaataaaatgggTAATAATCCAAGACAAAACCCAGGACCGTGAGACGTCTACTGCAAGCCTTTGACATACTTCATGTGCATGGGAAACAAACACGCAGGTGAAGTTTGGACGCAGTCCTGTAAACAAACAGTTTGTCAAAGTTTTGTTGTTAAGAGGAAAATGAGGATGACCCCCGGGAAACCAGAGAATGTCGTGAAAGagcttttaatgtgaaacagcttccctgtgtgtgtgtgtgtgtgtgtgtgtgtgtgtgtgtgtgtgtgtgtgtgtgtctgtgtgtgtgtgtgtgtgtgtgtgtgtgtgtgtgcgtgtacgtgtgcgtgtgcgtgtgtgtccagGCGGTCCCCAGCTGGTGGGGGTACAGCAGGAGGTGCAGCAGGGTAAGGGAGCAGGCAGGATGGTGAACCTGATCTGTGAGGCTGTGGGACATCCGCTGCCCAGCATCACCTGGAACATCGACGGCAGCCAGGTAGCCAATCAGACATCACCGTGACAGTTACCTGAGCTATAGCTGCTAGCTTTAGCCTGAGTGACGCTAACCATTATTTTGACAGTCAGATGATGGCGACTGGCGTCAAAGGGTTCTTATGAGCGGGTGTTTGTCTCCACAGAGCTGGCACGAGGTGGTGAGCAACACGAGCGATCACAAGACTCGCAGCGTGGTGTCGGTCAAAGGCACGTCGAACATCAGCGCTCTGTGCAACGCCTCCAACGACATAGGGACCGACATCAAGTACTTCAGCATCGAAGCCAGTAAGAGTCTCATCTGAACCGGACCCGCATCCTGAATGATGAAAGCATGCCGCATTTTGCGCACAATAAggcgcgcttaaaagcctttgATTTCATCAAAAATCAGCGCTGCGCCTCTTAACACAAAGCGTCTAATGAGTGCACTCAGTTCCATCCCtacatccatcttcaaccgcttattcggggccgggtcgcgggcaCTGAGTTCCAAAACCTGTAAAACTTTTTGTGCGATTTTAGTCAACGCTGCGCTAGATCGGCCATTTCCCACTGACATAGGACGtaatacgtcactacgtacgctggcagcgatagaccaattagagaacatggcGCAAGGCTACCTCCTACCACATTTATTTGGCTGAAGGGTTGTGAATGGTAATAGAGCAGCAGCGAGAGAGGTTAAAATCAACGAATCTATGGTTCAAAAGTGGAGGAATCAAGAGAATCAACTGCGCTgagttaagaaaatgaaacttAGTTTTGATTCTGGAAGAAACAACAGCCGGGAGAAGCGTCTctaactccaaccgctggacattggtctaaacagagcctttaaagttaagctgcatTCGTCAcgggagcgatggatgagagacggtgAACACACGTTTGGGAATTCATCACTACCTCCACTCTGGTTTTTATTTAGGTGTAGCTGTCAGTCTTTATTCCTGCTCTAAGATGGTATTTTTGTTGATTAtctcttaaaattaatttgttttagattattttattgttgttgggtttttttcttgttaaattgaaaaaaaaaagatctgaaaatgtgtgtttgtgttcttcacagTTGGCAGAGTCACCCCAGCCGCTCCCTTCCAGTCTGGTAAGACCATCGACTCGCTTCgtcttgttttctgtctgtgacaATGAAGGTTTGAGTCTCTCCAGATTATTTATGCATCACGGCGGCTTTAATCCAGCCTGTCTTCAGTTGGCTGCAGATCTTCGGGTCGCCCCAGGAGCACATGAAATATTCTGTTTGATACAGAGAGAAAAATCTCAACTGCAGCACATTCAAGCGCAGCAACAGTCGTGATGATTCTTGAACAAAATCCCCAGTAAAAACCTGATGCGTGCATTTGTTAAGCTCACAAACACAGTCTCACTTTGACATTTccatcagtttttaaaaaattttttttacggTCAATAGAGGTATAGTTTTGTCTTCCTCTGACAGCGATGAAATCATCACGAGCCTcaaagacagagcagacagCTGCCTTGTAAATATTTGGTGGTTCTCCTTATTGTTTATGAAGGTTAGGAGGATCTGTTGTAAACAGTCCTGCAAGCAGCACAGCTACAAACAAGGAATGGTATGATGCTGAAAAGCTACCGCTGTTTTAGTCTGGCTTTATTTTTGAATCAGCTGAAGCAGAATGCAGAACTGAATCCAGACGAGGCAAATAAAATCCAGACATGGTAAAAGTTAAGAAAAGTTTTGGCTTAAATGAGTGAATGCTGGATTTAACAGGTTTCCTTCAAATCATAGTTTAGTGTAATCATGTCAGATGAACTCTGGATTATCTGTGTATTGTAGGTGGTGACCATTGCCATTATGTATAGTTTAATTTCAGAtcaaaaagtaataaattaGCAATTTATTATCagtaaaatgtgtgaaaattatttaacatattaTAAATAACAGAGATATTGTCAGATTTACTGCTGATCACATATATTGATTCATTCCTGACTCCTCCCTACTTGAAACGTTCATTTAATAATTACATGTGTGTATAACACAAAGCTGTGTGGTTATACTGCAGTTCTTTCCTGTGTTACTGGTAGTCATAGTATTTTCCAACAGTATTCTTTTGGCCTCGAATCGACCAGCAAACTAACACAAGAACCAAAAGAACTAAATGCTctgttttaaatcaaatcatCTGAATAAATTCTCAGACTTATTAGGTTTATGGGTCACAGATGCTgcacaaaataaatgacatttttctgcAGTCCTGCAACTTTAATGACTGGAATTTGACATAATTTCACGCCCTGCTAATTATATCTTCTGCATGAGGGGGTGAACTTTGTTGGATAAGACTCTTAAGATGCAGAACATCTCCTCTAATAGAGTTTAAAGGGTCGGGGCTGTTTTACAAAGACTGAAAAAGAAGTGAAGTCATATTCTGATTTGTAGTTCTTGTTCCACACAATGAACCCTGATAACGTCTTTCTCTCCCCCCAGAATGCTCAGGAAAATGTACTAACCtggtctatgtgtgtgtgtgtttgtgtgtgtgtgtgtgtgtgtagctgaagGCAATGGTGTGATCATTGCAGTGATCGTTATGTGTCTAGTGATGCTGGCCATCATCGGCGGCATCGTCTACTGCCTGCACAAGAAGGGGAAGCTCTCGCGTGGACGCTCAGGGAAAAAAGAGATGTGAGAACCACACAGAGTCACATAGAACCACACAGAGTCACATAGAACCACACAGAGTCAAATAGAACCACACAGAGTCACATAGAACCACACAGAGTCACATAGAACCACACAGAGTCACATAGAACCACACAGAGTCAAATAGAACCACACAGAGTCAAATAGAACCACACAGAACCACACTGAGTCAGCAACCTTTCCAGAGAAGCTGGAAAGTattaaaagatgaataaatgcattaaaGGTGGTTTTTAAGGgatttgttcacatttttttccttttacttaAACCAGAAATCCATTAAACAGAAAGATTtggatgaaattaaatttaaaactcCTTTTAAAACTCCTGCTGTCACTTTCCTGACACCCAACGTGTTTCATCAGCGATTTGTGACCCTGGTTTCCTCCATAGCACCAAAGAGAAGAACAACAAAGAGGACGTCGTCGTGGAGATGAGGATGAACACAAAGAAGGAGGAAGCCGTCCTGCTGAAGGCCATCAATGGAGACAAAAATGGCCATCATGAGCAGGTGACTGGTCCACACACTCACGGGAATGGCTTTAAACCGGACATGTAAAGCATTTCTGATGTGAtagcggatcaataatttagtATTGATAAACAAATCAGTTATGTGTGTGCAGAGAATTAACAGCTGACTGCAGATGTTTTGgatgaaactgtttttcacGGACGCCTCTTCCATCTCTCCCAACAGTAAACGTGAAAACATGCAGCGAGACGTGTAGAGccggcagtgtgtgtgtgtgtgtgtgtgtgtgtgtgtgtgtgtgtgtgtgtgtgtgagtgtgagtatgtgtatgtgtgagtcgGAGTTGGAGACATGACGCTCCCAATAATCTGAGACctgcagaggaacacacacctggacatTCCCCGTACATGCTTTGTTTTTGGCAGTATTTGGTAGATTGATACAgcaacatatacacacacacacgcacacacacacacacacacacacacacacacacacacactgtacatattGTATGTACAGTCACTGACTTCCTTTTGCTTCCCTATCATcagtttctctttgttttctacTTGTTGTTGGAGCTGTGTTCAGCTCTGCCATAGTTCTGTGCGTTTTTTACAGAAGTGTAAATagttatatatattttgttatttaagaTATTTTggcagtcacattttcatttgaccGTAGCGTCTGGGTTGTGTGCATGTCGATCCGTGTCCACGGGTCCAGGTGTGTTCCTGGAGAAGATGAGTCCGGCTGATCCTTTCCAGTAGCTCCTAACCGTCGGTTGACTTACACTGGAAGGAGGCTTGTTGTTCCACGCTTCAGTTCCACGTTCTGTTTGGAGAAATTCCACATAAAAACTGTTCCACCTCCTCCAGAACAGAAGTCCAGGACAGTTGGAGTATCAGGAGACTTGAAATTGTGAAACGCAGGATAATCAAATCTCTAAAAACCACCCTGGGAGCCTTCTTCTGCAAACTGCTATCAAGCCCTTGTActgtttttaaatatctgtAATGCTCAGACCTGAACTGTTcctgaaggtcaaaggtcaaagttctgctgtttggagaatGCATCATACACTGAATTtgttctggggtttttttgtgtgtatgtgttttcttTGATTCCACTCAGAGCTTGTTAGGTTTGAGGAAGCGTTCCAGTGTTGCTACATGTTTGATGTGTTCATtaatgataacacacacacacacacacacacacacacacaccagtttgaGAACGACTGGTTTCAGTTCAGACGTGGTTAGAATCACTTCAAACATGCAGCTATGCCGCTGCGCTCCTTCTTTTGACTTTAATCCTGATTGTTCACTCGTTGTTGGTTCTTGTGAATGTTTTGACTCTGCCCAGAAGACTTGCAGCGTTGAAAAAGTTGTGctatgttttccttttttaccA is part of the Antennarius striatus isolate MH-2024 chromosome 13, ASM4005453v1, whole genome shotgun sequence genome and harbors:
- the LOC137606210 gene encoding cell surface glycoprotein MUC18-like isoform X1, with product MALLLRILPSLLVCVFLHDNSAWAKVDVTMPKVLEAYRGESVELTCNYTLSKIKRPPSNITTQWFVETPAEPFGKRWRIFYDNSKIKVVDKSTNYSERMDVRSGIWGTHILIRDLQVSDNREFFCQVNGMEAGFREGKTQLKVFSPPTQPAIEGVTTPIPVNNLKPSKVASCETRNGYPKPNITWYKDRRPLTPDPQRMKVDTLTTKHSDGLFAVHSTLEYQVTREDKYARFSCVVSYFVPGSVWMLESNTVHVLIHYPTTTLELKRESPPGLVIEGDTVTLRCVGNGMPPPSYFFIKIEASGSMSNLESKGDVATLNAVSRNDSAIYQCRVRSNKTLNGDHNLTVHYLDPAVVVPKDLEVMLIGEDLTATCNALSSLETSTVWFKDNQQVGTGNTLHLNNATYNTSGEYTCEVTCPSMPDLHTRGSVHIVVQGGPQLVGVQQEVQQGKGAGRMVNLICEAVGHPLPSITWNIDGSQSWHEVVSNTSDHKTRSVVSVKGTSNISALCNASNDIGTDIKYFSIEAIGRVTPAAPFQSAEGNGVIIAVIVMCLVMLAIIGGIVYCLHKKGKLSRGRSGKKEITKEKNNKEDVVVEMRMNTKKEEAVLLKAINGDKNGHHEQVTGPHTHGNGFKPDM
- the LOC137606210 gene encoding cell surface glycoprotein MUC18-like isoform X2 codes for the protein MALLLRILPSLLVCVFLHDNSAWAKVDVTMPKVLEAYRGESVELTCNYTLSKIKRPPSNITTQWFVETPAEPFGKRWRIFYDNSKIKVVDKSTNYSERMDVRSGIWGTHILIRDLQVSDNREFFCQVNGMEAGFREGKTQLKVFSPPTQPAIEGVTTPIPVNNLKPSKVASCETRNGYPKPNITWYKDRRPLTPDPQRMKVDTLTTKHSDGLFAVHSTLEYQVTREDKYARFSCVVSYFVPGSVWMLESNTVHVLIHYPTTTLELKRESPPGLVIEGDTVTLRCVGNGMPPPSYFFIKIEASGSMSNLESKGDVATLNAVSRNDSAIYQCRVRSNKTLNGDHNLTVHYLDPAVVVPKDLEVMLIGEDLTATCNALSSLETSTVWFKDNQQVGTGNTLHLNNATYNTSGEYTCEVTCPSMPDLHTRGSVHIVVQGGPQLVGVQQEVQQGKGAGRMVNLICEAVGHPLPSITWNIDGSQSWHEVVSNTSDHKTRSVVSVKGTSNISALCNASNDIGTDIKYFSIEAIGRVTPAAPFQSAEGNGVIIAVIVMCLVMLAIIGGIVYCLHKKGKLSRGRSGKKEITKEKNNKEDVVVEMRMNTKKEEAVLLKAINGDKNGHHEQ